The following are from one region of the Penaeus chinensis breed Huanghai No. 1 chromosome 32, ASM1920278v2, whole genome shotgun sequence genome:
- the LOC125042772 gene encoding carbohydrate sulfotransferase 11-like isoform X1, which yields MWSRTRKFIYFSILFLAVAVGMVYLRGKYPEAPSFLAEIRVVEGEAAGDQKRVEGTTDRGENEDLERRGDDAGESEYKDAYDSEHGDGDEGTLGDKDEGNAGKQTSQTKEGYEGQEEPRHFETEKRSGDEEEATGEGLLELFRRRRERVRAACEERRNNSAEKENVEVTLKRQILHFWGWNVSVCTIPKVGSGTWRGHVNRINGRSGDPLRDPKRRNVTRGPVRDALGQVRKTVRIMTVRHPLTRLVSAYRNKFRDGKRFGVHHKIGRRTFLVPALKHLPQKRNKNHLSFPDFLTHVVKSHREGRVNLHWQTFSYLCSPCHLDYDYVTKLETQTEELHHVFGVVGLPADPARQANPIKKGEDKDASDLAYYKQVPLSLKKEIYDVFKFDMMMFDYQLPNDFWETTYYKQVPLSLKKEIYDVFKFDMMMFDYQLPNDFWETT from the exons ATGTGGTCCAGAACAAGAAAATTCATTTacttttcgattttgtttttggCGGTGGCGGTGGGGATGGTTTACTTGCGAGGGAAATATCCAGAAGCGCCGTCTTTTTTGGCGGAGATTCGCGTCGTCGAGGGTGAGGCTGCCGGAGACCAAAAGAGGGTTGAAGGGACGACCGACAGAGGCGAAAACGAAGACCTAGAAAGACGCGGTGATGACGCAGGTGAAAGTGAATACAAAGACGCATACGACAGCGAGCATGGCGACGGAGACGAAGGGACGCTCGGTGACAAAGACGAAGGAAACGCCGGAAAGCAAACATCCCAGACAAAGGAGGGCTACGAAGGACAAGAGGAACCGAGACACTTCGAAACCGAGAAGAGAAGCGGCGACGAAGAAGAAGCCACAGGAGAGGGCTTATTAGAGCTGTTTCGTCGTCGGCGGGAGAGGGTGAGGGCCGCctgcgaggagaggaggaacaaCTCCGCAGAAAAGGAGAACGTCGAGGTCACACTCAAGAGACAGATCCTCCACTTCTGGGGCTGGAATGTGTCCGTGTGCACCATTCCgaag GTGGGGTCCGGGACGTGGCGGGGTCACGTGAACCGCATAAATGGACGCTCCGGAGACCCCCTCAGAGACCCCAAGAGGAGGAATGTGACGAGGGGGCCTGTGAGGGACGCTCTTGGCCAGGTGCGGAAGACGGTGCGGATCATGACGGTTcg acacccCCTCACCCGTCTCGTGTCCGCCTACCGCAATAAATTTCGAGATGGAAAGAGGTTCGGCGTCCATCATAAG ATCGGAAGAAGGACTTTTCTCGTTCCTGCTCTCAAACACCTTCCCCAAAAGAG GAACAAGAATCACCTGTCCTTCCCCGATTTCCTCACTCACGTCGTGAAATCCCACAGGGAAGGACGCGTCAACTTACACTG GCAGACCTTTTCGTACTTGTGCTCGCCATGCCATCTCGACTACGACTACGTCACGAAGCTGGAAACGCAGACGGAGGAGCTGCATCACGTGTTCGGGGTCGTGGGCCTCCCCGCGGACCCTGCCAGGCAAGCCAACCCCATCAAGAAGGGCGAGGACAAGGACGCCTCCGACCTCGC ATATTACAAACAAGTTCCTTTGAGcttgaagaaagaaatatatgacgTCTTTAAGTTTGACATGATGATGTTTGACTATCAGCTGCCTAACGACTTTTGGGAAACCAC ATATTACAAACAAGTTCCTTTGAGcttgaagaaagaaatatatgacgTCTTTAAGTTTGACATGATGATGTTTGACTATCAGCTGCCTAACGACTTTTGGGAAACCACGTAA
- the LOC125042772 gene encoding carbohydrate sulfotransferase 11-like isoform X2 — protein sequence MWSRTRKFIYFSILFLAVAVGMVYLRGKYPEAPSFLAEIRVVEGEAAGDQKRVEGTTDRGENEDLERRGDDAGESEYKDAYDSEHGDGDEGTLGDKDEGNAGKQTSQTKEGYEGQEEPRHFETEKRSGDEEEATGEGLLELFRRRRERVRAACEERRNNSAEKENVEVTLKRQILHFWGWNVSVCTIPKVGSGTWRGHVNRINGRSGDPLRDPKRRNVTRGPVRDALGQVRKTVRIMTVRHPLTRLVSAYRNKFRDGKRFGVHHKIGRRTFLVPALKHLPQKRQTFSYLCSPCHLDYDYVTKLETQTEELHHVFGVVGLPADPARQANPIKKGEDKDASDLAYYKQVPLSLKKEIYDVFKFDMMMFDYQLPNDFWETTYYKQVPLSLKKEIYDVFKFDMMMFDYQLPNDFWETT from the exons ATGTGGTCCAGAACAAGAAAATTCATTTacttttcgattttgtttttggCGGTGGCGGTGGGGATGGTTTACTTGCGAGGGAAATATCCAGAAGCGCCGTCTTTTTTGGCGGAGATTCGCGTCGTCGAGGGTGAGGCTGCCGGAGACCAAAAGAGGGTTGAAGGGACGACCGACAGAGGCGAAAACGAAGACCTAGAAAGACGCGGTGATGACGCAGGTGAAAGTGAATACAAAGACGCATACGACAGCGAGCATGGCGACGGAGACGAAGGGACGCTCGGTGACAAAGACGAAGGAAACGCCGGAAAGCAAACATCCCAGACAAAGGAGGGCTACGAAGGACAAGAGGAACCGAGACACTTCGAAACCGAGAAGAGAAGCGGCGACGAAGAAGAAGCCACAGGAGAGGGCTTATTAGAGCTGTTTCGTCGTCGGCGGGAGAGGGTGAGGGCCGCctgcgaggagaggaggaacaaCTCCGCAGAAAAGGAGAACGTCGAGGTCACACTCAAGAGACAGATCCTCCACTTCTGGGGCTGGAATGTGTCCGTGTGCACCATTCCgaag GTGGGGTCCGGGACGTGGCGGGGTCACGTGAACCGCATAAATGGACGCTCCGGAGACCCCCTCAGAGACCCCAAGAGGAGGAATGTGACGAGGGGGCCTGTGAGGGACGCTCTTGGCCAGGTGCGGAAGACGGTGCGGATCATGACGGTTcg acacccCCTCACCCGTCTCGTGTCCGCCTACCGCAATAAATTTCGAGATGGAAAGAGGTTCGGCGTCCATCATAAG ATCGGAAGAAGGACTTTTCTCGTTCCTGCTCTCAAACACCTTCCCCAAAAGAG GCAGACCTTTTCGTACTTGTGCTCGCCATGCCATCTCGACTACGACTACGTCACGAAGCTGGAAACGCAGACGGAGGAGCTGCATCACGTGTTCGGGGTCGTGGGCCTCCCCGCGGACCCTGCCAGGCAAGCCAACCCCATCAAGAAGGGCGAGGACAAGGACGCCTCCGACCTCGC ATATTACAAACAAGTTCCTTTGAGcttgaagaaagaaatatatgacgTCTTTAAGTTTGACATGATGATGTTTGACTATCAGCTGCCTAACGACTTTTGGGAAACCAC ATATTACAAACAAGTTCCTTTGAGcttgaagaaagaaatatatgacgTCTTTAAGTTTGACATGATGATGTTTGACTATCAGCTGCCTAACGACTTTTGGGAAACCACGTAA